TCTACATGGACCGAAATGCCCTTACTATCAATCCACAATGTCAGCGGCAGCAGCAGCAGTCATCACAGCAGGTTAGacaaacaagagaaaaggatgGAATTTCCGTCATCTCCCAAAACGCCGCCGCCGCCTCCTTCCTCGTCTAATAGTTGTAAGCAACCTGTTTTAAAGGTGTACAATGACGACGAGCCGCTGATGTCGCCAACATGTGGAGCTCGGTTCAACCCGATACCCGAGTCCGATGAGAATGGTGAAGAAGATAGTGATAATATTACAGAAGAATTTCAAGGATTTTATCCTACTACAACGAGTCCTTTTCAGAAGAGCACCGCTTCTGCCTTGGGAAATATCGAAACGAAGATATCGCCAGAGGCTGCCGTGATCTCCATTGGCCGGAGTAGCCAGACTTTCGTGGTTGTGCTAAAAATCAGAGCTCCACCGGCTCCGACGAACGCGGCGAGGAGAGCTCCGATTGACTTGGTAATGGTGCTGGATGTGAGCCGGAAGCTGACCAACGAAAAGCTTCAGATGATGAAACGAGCTCTGAGATTGGTGGTGTCCTCGCTTTCGCCTGCCGATAGGCTCTCCATTGTGGCGTTCTCATCTACTTCCAAACGGCTGCTGCCGCTGAGGAGGATGACGGCGGCGGGGCGGCGGTCGGCCCGCAGGATAGTGGACTCCATAGTATCTTTGGATGGAACAGCACCCGCGAGTGCCAATGACGCGATTAAGAAAGCCGCCAAGGTTCTGGAGGACCGCCGGGAAAAAAACCCCGTCGCCAGCATTATACTCTTGTCCGACGCGATTGAGGATCGGTCAGCCAATCAAAGGCGGCAGTCGTCAGTCGTGTGCACCACGCGCGTCACCCATTACGAAGTTCCGGTACTGTCAGTCGGACTGAGGCACTGCGGGGCGTACGGACACGGGGAGCCGCCGGACGACTCCTTGGCCAAATGCGTTGGAGGACTGTTGAGCGTGGTGGTGCAGGACCTGAGGGTCCATTTAGGATTTATTTCCGGGTCGGGTCACGGCCAGGTCGCGGGAGTCTACTCGTTCGGGGGTCGGCCCATGGCCCTCGGTTCGGGTTTGGTCCGACTGGGCGAGTTGTTCGCTGAGGAAGAGAGAGAATTGTTGGTGGAATTAAAAGTCCCGTCGATGAGTTCGGCTGGGGCCCACCACGCATTGTCCGTTCGATGCTCATACAAAGACCCGTCAACTCAGGTGCTAATCCAAGGTAAAGAACAAGCGCTGTTGGTCCCACGTCCTCAGGCCCTCCGATCATCCACGCCCAGCAGCATCGAACGGTTGAGAAGCCTATTTGTTGCGACGCGAGCTGTGGCTGAGTCTAGGAGATTAGTCGAGAGAAATGATTTAGCCGGAGCCCATCAGGTGCTGACATCGGCTCGATCTCTGGTACTGCAAGCCAGCAGTAGTAGTGAGTGGGGTGAGGAGTACGCGAGCGGCTTGGAAGCTGAGCTGTCGGAGTTGCATTGGAGGAGACAAAATCAGGTGCAGCAGATTCCAAGGAGACGAAACGTGGAAAGAAGGCATCCTACGGGCGCCAGCAGCGGCGGTAGTATCAGATTGGATGAGAAATCAAGCGAGCCGCTCACGCCGACATCGGCTTGGAGAGCGGCGGAGAGGCTGGCTAAAGTCGCAATTATGAGGAAATCTATGAATAGGGTCAGCGACTTGCACGGCTTTGAGAATGCCAGATTTTAATTTTGTGTTAATTAGTTGgtaaattttaaaatgaaaaatagtAGTGAGTACTGCCATGTATGTATAAGTAGTAGTTTTGTTGGACTTGGACATAGGAAggaagggagaaaaaaaaaaaaagaggagaagaagaagaaggaattaAAATAGGAGGGACCCAGAAAGTAAAATAGGGACAAGGAGTACCCGACGATCGGCGCTTTCTGCAGAGGACGGTGAAAGCCTGAAAGGAGGAACCCCACATTGATTTTACTGATTGATTGAAAGGCGAAttggttggggggggggggggaaggccTATCTGCCTACTTTTGTCTTTATTGGTAATTTTAAGTCTCTCGCTCtcccatttttaattttttttggtcgTACACAGTACTgctatcctttttcttttaattattattattggtTTCAATTATATAGTGCAGCGATACAACAATTACCGTGtagagaatgaatgaatgagtgGTCACTAATAAAAATGAACAGAAATAAAAGTTTTTAGTGAGCGATGATTGATTTCTGTGTGGCCCCGACTCCGAGGGGAAGGTATCTTTGTTGCTCTCGTCTTTTAAATTACTACTACTATTTAGGATATGATTAATGCTTTTCTCTGATTATTGTTTGTGTGTTGATCTGATCATTGGATGGTCAGGAATTAGAGGGCGCGCTTtggtgttattattatttttttttgttttggggtgAAATAGAACT
This sequence is a window from Coffea eugenioides isolate CCC68of chromosome 7, Ceug_1.0, whole genome shotgun sequence. Protein-coding genes within it:
- the LOC113778144 gene encoding E3 ubiquitin-protein ligase WAVH1-like, producing MVLGWRKAFCTSISRDRDSSIHSSSSTSNDGRQDKISHDAHQSNPTTPKLSSKLSFFSIPSTPRLQSQLVSSPRLRCRTTPTTRATSTPSTPPLQPPESPKRQCKTAKNSPRFFQLRSSTPSSPRSPSTLSLLKSTLRISSKTRCGICLHGIKSGQGMAIFTAECSHSFHFPCVAGHVRKQGTLACPVCNSTWTEMPLLSIHNVSGSSSSHHSRLDKQEKRMEFPSSPKTPPPPPSSSNSCKQPVLKVYNDDEPLMSPTCGARFNPIPESDENGEEDSDNITEEFQGFYPTTTSPFQKSTASALGNIETKISPEAAVISIGRSSQTFVVVLKIRAPPAPTNAARRAPIDLVMVLDVSRKLTNEKLQMMKRALRLVVSSLSPADRLSIVAFSSTSKRLLPLRRMTAAGRRSARRIVDSIVSLDGTAPASANDAIKKAAKVLEDRREKNPVASIILLSDAIEDRSANQRRQSSVVCTTRVTHYEVPVLSVGLRHCGAYGHGEPPDDSLAKCVGGLLSVVVQDLRVHLGFISGSGHGQVAGVYSFGGRPMALGSGLVRLGELFAEEERELLVELKVPSMSSAGAHHALSVRCSYKDPSTQVLIQGKEQALLVPRPQALRSSTPSSIERLRSLFVATRAVAESRRLVERNDLAGAHQVLTSARSLVLQASSSSEWGEEYASGLEAELSELHWRRQNQVQQIPRRRNVERRHPTGASSGGSIRLDEKSSEPLTPTSAWRAAERLAKVAIMRKSMNRVSDLHGFENARF